One Actinomycetota bacterium genomic region harbors:
- the amt gene encoding ammonium transporter, with translation MSVTQLENAVLVMFLMLAGVLVMFMHVGFSMLEAGLTRAKNTANILMKNLMTLCLGFIVYFAVGFGVMYGAQASGLFGTDGFFLLNFSAYEPVAGSIAIDFFFQGMFAATAATIVSGAVAERMKLSAYVLFAVVMTGLIYPVVGAWKWGGGWLDSLGFVDFAGSTVVHLTGGVAALMGALILGARLGKFGPDGTARAIPGHSMSMTVFGVLALFFGWFGFNGGSVLALDGDAIGRVLVTTALAGCAGGVTTGLYSRVRTGKFDVGMKGNGILAGLVGVTAGADVVNNLGALVLGAVAGVIVFESVAVIDRLRVDDPVGAVSVHGICGAWGTVGVGLFAVDGGLLYGGGAMLLLTQAIGVVAVAAFVAAASGAAFLALRATIGIRVTEAEELEGLDIHEHGMYAYPELAHGPAAYPGGPATEPTGPKLVPTEPEPEPEPVTASWS, from the coding sequence ATGTCTGTCACCCAGCTCGAGAACGCGGTCCTGGTCATGTTCCTCATGCTCGCCGGCGTTCTCGTGATGTTCATGCACGTCGGCTTCTCGATGCTCGAGGCGGGACTGACACGCGCGAAGAACACGGCCAACATCCTGATGAAGAACCTGATGACCCTGTGTCTCGGGTTCATCGTCTACTTCGCCGTGGGGTTCGGCGTCATGTACGGCGCGCAGGCATCCGGCCTGTTCGGCACGGACGGGTTCTTCCTGTTGAACTTCAGCGCGTACGAGCCGGTTGCTGGCTCGATCGCGATCGACTTCTTCTTCCAAGGGATGTTCGCTGCCACGGCCGCCACGATCGTGTCCGGAGCGGTCGCCGAGCGGATGAAGCTCTCCGCGTACGTCCTGTTCGCCGTGGTGATGACGGGGCTGATCTACCCGGTGGTCGGGGCGTGGAAGTGGGGCGGCGGCTGGCTCGACTCGCTCGGGTTCGTCGACTTCGCCGGCTCCACCGTCGTGCACCTCACCGGGGGCGTCGCCGCACTGATGGGCGCCCTGATCCTCGGTGCGCGCCTGGGCAAGTTCGGCCCGGACGGCACGGCACGGGCGATTCCGGGACACTCGATGTCGATGACCGTGTTCGGTGTGCTGGCGCTGTTCTTCGGCTGGTTCGGGTTCAACGGCGGCTCGGTGCTCGCGCTGGACGGTGACGCGATCGGCCGGGTGCTGGTCACCACCGCGCTGGCGGGTTGCGCCGGAGGCGTCACGACCGGCCTGTACAGCCGGGTGCGGACGGGCAAGTTCGACGTCGGGATGAAGGGCAACGGCATCCTCGCCGGTCTCGTCGGGGTCACCGCCGGCGCGGACGTCGTCAACAACCTCGGTGCGCTGGTGCTCGGCGCCGTCGCCGGTGTCATCGTGTTCGAAAGCGTCGCTGTGATCGACCGGCTGCGGGTCGATGACCCGGTCGGGGCCGTCAGCGTGCACGGCATCTGTGGGGCGTGGGGGACGGTCGGCGTGGGGCTGTTCGCCGTCGACGGCGGCTTGCTGTACGGCGGCGGTGCGATGCTCCTGCTCACCCAGGCGATCGGGGTGGTGGCGGTCGCCGCGTTCGTCGCCGCGGCTTCCGGAGCGGCGTTCCTGGCGCTGCGGGCGACCATCGGGATCCGGGTGACCGAAGCCGAGGAGCTCGAGGGTCTCGACATCCACGAGCACGGGATGTACGCCTACCCGGAGCTGGCGCACGGCCCGGCCGCTTACCCGGGCGGCCCCGCCACGGAGCCGACCGGCCCGAAGCTGGTCCCGACCGAACCCGAACCCGAACCCGAGCCCGTCACCGCCTCCTGGAGCTAA